One Halolamina litorea genomic window carries:
- a CDS encoding Lrp/AsnC family transcriptional regulator, producing MDERDVRLLKAISDLGTGSPERLNEETGIPVSTIHYRLNNLRDDGVIENDLYDLNLDALGLGVTVVVEVLADYSGSHEALSERLLAVEGVTEAYFTMGETDFVVVARLPDSDDVERLIRAFEDIESVDRTDSTFVIKSLRDGQRPLESYSLETLVEMLAEE from the coding sequence ATGGACGAGCGCGACGTGCGCCTGCTCAAGGCCATCTCCGACCTGGGCACCGGCAGCCCCGAGCGACTGAACGAGGAGACGGGCATCCCCGTCTCGACGATCCACTACCGGTTGAACAACCTCCGGGACGACGGCGTGATCGAGAACGACCTCTACGACCTGAACCTCGACGCGCTTGGCCTCGGCGTCACCGTCGTCGTCGAGGTGCTCGCGGACTACAGCGGCTCCCACGAGGCGCTCAGCGAACGCCTGCTCGCCGTCGAGGGCGTGACGGAGGCGTACTTCACGATGGGCGAGACGGACTTCGTCGTCGTCGCCCGGCTCCCCGACAGCGACGACGTGGAGCGCTTGATCCGGGCCTTCGAGGACATCGAGTCGGTCGACCGCACCGACTCGACGTTCGTCATCAAGTCGCTGCGTGACGGCCAGCGACCGCTGGAGAGCTACTCGTTGGAGACGCTGGTCGAGATGCTGGCAGAAGAGTAG
- a CDS encoding class I SAM-dependent methyltransferase yields MTGWLGRGDVRFFDRGARLYDALMWPPTTDWAVEAFAFADRPIERVLDLAGGTGRVADALAEEYDPLVADFSGPMLARAAARGLATVRADAGCLPLADDAVDAAVIVDAYHHLPERQSALAEAARVVAPGGVVVIRDFDPATVPGRGIAVFEALFGMDSQFVTADAASQELTRAGLQSRVLDRGTVYTAVGKVPGEPVGDGRAAE; encoded by the coding sequence ATGACCGGCTGGCTGGGACGCGGCGACGTGCGCTTTTTCGACCGCGGCGCCCGACTGTACGACGCGCTGATGTGGCCGCCCACGACGGACTGGGCGGTCGAAGCGTTCGCGTTCGCGGACCGACCGATCGAGCGCGTGCTCGACCTCGCGGGCGGCACCGGGCGCGTCGCCGACGCCCTCGCCGAGGAGTACGACCCGCTCGTCGCGGACTTCTCGGGGCCGATGCTCGCCCGCGCGGCGGCCCGCGGGCTGGCAACGGTGCGGGCCGACGCCGGCTGTCTCCCGCTGGCCGACGACGCCGTCGACGCCGCGGTGATCGTCGACGCCTACCACCACCTCCCTGAGCGGCAGTCGGCGCTCGCCGAGGCGGCGCGGGTCGTCGCCCCCGGCGGGGTGGTGGTGATCCGCGATTTCGACCCGGCGACGGTCCCCGGGCGCGGGATCGCGGTCTTCGAGGCGCTGTTCGGGATGGACTCCCAGTTCGTGACCGCCGACGCGGCCAGCCAAGAGCTGACCCGCGCGGGGCTACAGTCGCGCGTCCTCGATCGTGGAACCGTTTACACGGCGGTTGGGAAGGTGCCGGGCGAGCCGGTGGGCGATGGGCGGGCGGCAGAGTAG
- a CDS encoding BolA family protein has protein sequence MTPDELEAAIEDGIEDADATVTLPRAHHDRDHQDAHFAAVVVSPAFEGEGLVQQHQQVYDAVGDAMTDTVHALEIETYTPEEYEAKQAAEE, from the coding sequence ATGACTCCAGACGAACTCGAAGCGGCGATCGAGGACGGTATCGAGGACGCCGACGCGACGGTGACGCTCCCGCGGGCTCACCACGACAGGGACCACCAGGACGCCCACTTCGCGGCGGTCGTCGTCTCGCCCGCCTTCGAGGGCGAGGGCCTCGTCCAGCAGCACCAGCAGGTGTACGACGCCGTCGGCGACGCGATGACCGACACCGTCCACGCCCTGGAGATCGAGACGTACACGCCCGAGGAGTACGAGGCCAAGCAGGCTGCCGAGGAGTAG
- a CDS encoding RNA methyltransferase: protein MSDEHTDPATNGASGDGSKNAAADAAGVAPDISVCIVEPQTPGNVGTIARAMKNFGLSDLLLVDPPEIEPDGEAYGFAGHARQDVLPEAEEVSFEEVCANYHTVGFTAITGEDSRKHVRFPYATPESLVDQLRGVDAPVALVFGREDKGLSNEELEQLDQVASIPADPDYPVMNLGQAATVTLYELRTLTLENGETQLPDIDAHRADPEEVERLHDYWDEFLQSMGHREHKHEKTERMLRRLVGRANPTDREVTTLLGVLRRATDQLDERRKLLDELDEEDELRR from the coding sequence ATGAGCGACGAGCACACCGACCCGGCGACGAACGGCGCGAGCGGCGACGGGTCCAAGAATGCGGCGGCCGACGCCGCCGGCGTCGCGCCCGACATCTCGGTCTGTATTGTCGAACCCCAGACGCCGGGCAACGTCGGCACCATCGCTCGCGCGATGAAGAACTTCGGCCTCTCGGACCTGCTGTTGGTCGATCCACCCGAAATCGAGCCCGACGGCGAGGCCTACGGCTTCGCCGGCCACGCCCGGCAGGACGTGCTTCCCGAGGCCGAGGAGGTCAGCTTCGAGGAGGTCTGTGCGAACTACCACACCGTCGGCTTCACCGCCATCACCGGCGAGGACAGCCGCAAGCACGTCCGGTTCCCCTACGCGACGCCGGAGAGTCTCGTCGACCAACTCCGCGGTGTGGATGCGCCCGTCGCGCTCGTGTTCGGCCGCGAGGACAAGGGGCTCTCGAACGAGGAACTCGAACAGCTCGATCAGGTCGCCTCGATCCCCGCCGACCCCGACTACCCCGTGATGAACCTCGGGCAGGCGGCGACGGTGACGCTGTACGAACTCCGAACGCTCACGCTCGAAAACGGCGAGACCCAGCTACCGGACATCGACGCCCACCGTGCCGACCCCGAAGAGGTCGAGCGGCTCCACGACTACTGGGACGAGTTCCTGCAGTCGATGGGCCACCGCGAGCACAAACACGAGAAGACCGAGCGGATGCTCCGCCGGCTGGTGGGTCGGGCGAACCCGACCGATCGGGAGGTCACGACGCTGCTCGGCGTTCTGCGGCGCGCGACCGACCAACTGGACGAGCGACGAAAGCTCCTCGACGAACTCGACGAGGAAGACGAACTGCGGCGCTGA
- a CDS encoding DMT family transporter, with the protein MLFVSLAWIWGGAFVAIEMGLGSVPPLWFAGLRYLLAGAVISAVAAATGRFRPNGRDEWLAVGVIATFVVAGYHGLLYLGTTLIPGSISSVIVSLSPVLTTVAAGLLLAEESPDLVDGLGLLFGVGGVVVIANPGGASVPLAGVGLVFVGVALFATGSVGLRALDSDLPPAALQGWAMLVGSTVLVVGAIARGEAFPTGVASGESALPFVYLVLGAGVIGYLAYFELLSRVGPVRVNLVAYLEPVTAAMGAWAVLGRAPTATTGAGFLLVFCGFALATADDPLARLRPDTSDDVIRSDLSEGGNVEVHYAD; encoded by the coding sequence GTGTTGTTCGTTTCCCTCGCATGGATCTGGGGCGGCGCGTTCGTCGCCATCGAGATGGGGCTGGGGTCGGTGCCGCCGCTGTGGTTCGCCGGCCTCCGCTACCTCCTCGCGGGTGCAGTGATTTCTGCGGTCGCCGCCGCGACTGGTCGCTTCCGTCCGAACGGCCGTGACGAGTGGCTCGCGGTCGGCGTCATCGCCACGTTCGTCGTCGCCGGCTACCACGGCCTGCTCTATCTGGGGACGACCCTGATCCCGGGGTCGATCTCGTCGGTGATCGTCAGCCTCTCGCCGGTGCTGACCACCGTCGCCGCCGGCCTGTTGTTAGCCGAGGAGTCGCCGGACCTCGTCGACGGCCTCGGTCTCCTGTTCGGCGTCGGCGGCGTCGTCGTCATCGCCAACCCCGGCGGGGCATCGGTCCCCCTCGCTGGCGTCGGGCTGGTGTTCGTCGGCGTCGCGCTGTTCGCCACCGGTTCGGTCGGGCTCCGCGCGCTCGACTCGGACCTGCCCCCGGCGGCGCTGCAGGGTTGGGCGATGCTGGTCGGTTCGACGGTACTCGTCGTCGGCGCCATCGCCCGGGGAGAGGCGTTCCCCACGGGTGTCGCCAGCGGCGAGTCGGCGCTGCCGTTCGTCTACCTCGTGCTCGGCGCCGGCGTCATCGGCTACCTCGCCTACTTCGAACTGCTCTCGCGGGTCGGCCCGGTCCGTGTGAACCTCGTCGCCTACCTCGAACCGGTGACGGCGGCGATGGGCGCGTGGGCGGTGCTCGGCCGCGCGCCGACGGCGACCACCGGCGCGGGGTTCCTACTCGTCTTCTGTGGGTTCGCCCTGGCGACGGCCGACGACCCGCTCGCGCGGCTCCGCCCCGACACCAGCGACGACGTGATCCGCAGCGACCTCTCCGAGGGCGGGAACGTCGAAGTCCACTACGCGGACTGA
- a CDS encoding MaoC family dehydratase — MTTYFEDVSVGDTDEFGTYEVTEAEILEFAGQYDPQPFHTDPEAAAETIYGGVIASGWHTCAMTMRLLVDGHFADSAAMGARGVEELRFPRPVRPGDSLSVRTEVLEKSVDSADRGTVRVRSETVTDDEVVLSMTSEVMYARR; from the coding sequence GTGACCACCTACTTCGAAGACGTCTCCGTCGGCGACACCGACGAGTTCGGCACCTACGAGGTGACCGAAGCGGAGATCCTGGAGTTCGCCGGGCAGTACGACCCGCAACCGTTCCACACCGATCCGGAAGCCGCCGCTGAGACGATTTACGGCGGCGTCATCGCCTCCGGCTGGCACACCTGCGCGATGACGATGCGACTGCTCGTCGACGGCCACTTCGCCGACAGCGCGGCGATGGGCGCACGAGGCGTCGAGGAACTGCGGTTCCCACGACCGGTTCGCCCGGGCGACTCGCTCTCGGTCCGGACGGAAGTGCTCGAGAAATCGGTCGACAGTGCGGACCGCGGGACCGTCCGGGTTCGCTCGGAGACGGTGACCGACGACGAGGTGGTGCTCTCGATGACCAGCGAAGTGATGTACGCTCGACGGTAG
- the fen gene encoding flap endonuclease-1: MGNADLRAVAHIEDVPFAELSGSVVAVDAHNWLYRYLTTTVKFTADGVYTTDAGEEVANLVGVVQGLPKFFEADVTPVFVFDGGVTDLKSDEVERRREQREQAEERRKEAEEAGEAVEAARLEARTQRLTSVIHETTRGLLDRLDVPYIEAPAEGEAQCAHMAAVGDADYAGSEDYDTMTFGSPLTLRQLTSKGDPELMDLQKTLAKHDITYEQLVDVALLMGTDFNEGVSGYGPKTAVKAVKEHGDIWGVMEADDVYVENADRVRELFFDPPVTDDYELDLDIDPDLDAAREYVVDEWEVDAEEVERGFERIEESLVQTGLDEWT; the protein is encoded by the coding sequence ATGGGCAATGCGGACCTACGCGCGGTCGCACACATCGAGGACGTTCCCTTCGCGGAACTCTCCGGGAGCGTCGTCGCCGTCGACGCACACAACTGGCTCTACCGCTACCTCACGACGACGGTGAAGTTCACCGCCGACGGGGTCTACACGACCGACGCCGGGGAGGAAGTCGCCAACCTCGTCGGCGTCGTCCAGGGGCTGCCGAAGTTCTTCGAGGCCGACGTGACCCCCGTGTTCGTCTTCGACGGCGGCGTCACCGACCTCAAGAGCGACGAGGTCGAGCGCCGCCGCGAACAGCGCGAGCAGGCCGAGGAGCGACGCAAGGAAGCCGAGGAGGCCGGCGAGGCGGTCGAAGCCGCCCGACTCGAAGCCCGCACCCAGCGGCTGACCTCGGTGATCCACGAGACCACCCGCGGGCTGCTCGACCGACTCGACGTGCCCTACATCGAGGCGCCCGCCGAGGGGGAGGCCCAGTGTGCCCACATGGCCGCCGTCGGCGACGCCGACTACGCCGGCAGCGAGGACTACGACACCATGACCTTTGGCTCGCCGCTGACGCTCCGGCAACTCACCTCGAAGGGCGACCCCGAACTGATGGACCTGCAGAAGACCCTCGCGAAGCACGACATCACCTACGAACAGCTCGTCGACGTGGCGCTGCTCATGGGCACGGACTTCAACGAGGGCGTCTCCGGCTACGGCCCGAAGACCGCCGTGAAGGCGGTCAAGGAACACGGCGACATCTGGGGCGTGATGGAGGCCGACGACGTCTACGTCGAGAACGCAGACCGGGTGCGGGAGCTGTTCTTCGACCCGCCGGTCACCGACGACTACGAACTGGACCTCGACATCGACCCGGACCTCGACGCCGCCCGCGAGTACGTCGTCGACGAGTGGGAGGTCGACGCCGAGGAGGTCGAGCGCGGCTTCGAGCGCATCGAGGAGTCGCTCGTCCAGACCGGGCTGGACGAGTGGACCTGA
- a CDS encoding GNAT family N-acetyltransferase, giving the protein MEFALLGWPEAGPTLRLDFREFSYAGKFVMSNTGKAVARDPDGPREAPPRIDADIERPDVGSDDDPFERDVVAAAAFNEDRTDPGVLWIRYITTRQDRRGEGIGARLAAFVARRAERRGYRRCRIAVNNPFAYHALYKAGFVFTGRETGLAELVLERPGQRDAVTYQCGLDTFRTDEDRDLSEDERAFLARLDDADAPDLVTVPEGHDEGTEPAAH; this is encoded by the coding sequence ATGGAGTTCGCGTTGCTGGGCTGGCCGGAGGCGGGCCCCACGCTGCGGCTGGACTTCCGGGAGTTCAGCTACGCGGGGAAGTTCGTCATGAGCAACACGGGGAAAGCGGTCGCTCGCGACCCCGACGGGCCCCGCGAGGCGCCCCCGCGGATCGACGCCGACATCGAGCGCCCCGACGTCGGGAGCGACGACGACCCCTTCGAGCGCGACGTGGTCGCCGCCGCGGCGTTCAACGAGGACCGCACCGACCCGGGCGTGCTGTGGATCCGCTACATCACGACGCGCCAGGACCGCCGCGGCGAGGGTATCGGCGCCCGACTCGCGGCGTTCGTCGCCCGGCGGGCCGAACGGCGGGGCTACCGCCGCTGCCGCATCGCGGTCAACAACCCCTTCGCCTACCACGCGCTCTACAAGGCCGGCTTCGTCTTCACCGGTCGCGAGACCGGCCTCGCGGAGTTGGTGCTCGAGCGCCCCGGCCAGCGCGACGCCGTCACCTACCAGTGCGGGCTGGACACGTTCCGGACCGACGAGGACCGGGACCTGAGCGAGGACGAACGGGCGTTCCTCGCCCGCCTCGACGACGCCGACGCCCCCGACCTCGTGACGGTGCCCGAGGGCCACGACGAGGGGACCGAGCCTGCCGCCCACTGA
- a CDS encoding class II fumarate hydratase has translation MSEDFRTEADSLGEMQVPADAYWGAQTQRAVENFPISDIVFGRRFVRALGVVKKSAARANRDLGHVDDDVAEAIVAAADEVIAGDLDEQFPVDVFQTGSGTSSNMNANEVIANRAAEIMGAEIGDRVVHPNDHVNFGQSSNDVIPTAMHVAALEAVEKDLVPALEVLETELEEKEVEFDGVVKTGRTHLQDATPVRLGQEFGGFRTQVEKGRERLDSIRPRLEELALGGTAVGTGLNTDPEFPELAAEYIAEETGLGFREADNHFEAQSAHDAMSEAHGALRVIAGSLNKIANDLRLLASGPRNGLGEIEQPENQPGSSIMPGKINPVVAEAVNQVHKQVVGNDAAVSAGAAEGQIDLNLYKPVIAHNFLESAELLTNSATTFAEKFVAKLEANEEHCEAQVERSMALATALNPAVGYDKASKIAKQALADGKSVKEVAVDEGYLTEEEAAEVLDPEKMTHTGILGDDN, from the coding sequence ATGAGTGAGGACTTCCGAACCGAAGCGGACAGCCTCGGTGAGATGCAGGTACCCGCGGACGCCTACTGGGGCGCCCAGACCCAGCGCGCCGTCGAGAACTTCCCCATCTCGGACATCGTGTTCGGGCGACGGTTCGTCCGCGCGCTCGGCGTGGTCAAGAAGTCCGCCGCCCGCGCGAACCGCGACCTCGGCCACGTCGACGACGACGTCGCCGAGGCCATCGTCGCTGCCGCCGACGAGGTGATCGCCGGCGACCTCGACGAGCAGTTCCCCGTCGACGTGTTCCAGACCGGCTCGGGCACCTCCTCGAACATGAACGCCAACGAGGTCATCGCCAACCGCGCCGCCGAGATCATGGGCGCGGAGATCGGCGACCGCGTCGTCCACCCGAACGACCACGTCAACTTCGGGCAGTCCTCGAACGACGTGATCCCGACGGCGATGCACGTCGCCGCCCTCGAGGCCGTCGAGAAGGACCTCGTGCCCGCTCTGGAGGTGCTCGAAACCGAACTCGAAGAGAAGGAAGTCGAGTTCGACGGTGTCGTCAAGACCGGCCGCACCCACCTACAGGACGCTACGCCCGTCCGACTGGGCCAGGAGTTCGGCGGCTTCCGCACGCAGGTCGAGAAGGGCCGCGAGCGCCTCGACAGCATCCGCCCGCGACTGGAGGAACTGGCTCTCGGCGGCACCGCCGTCGGTACCGGGCTCAACACCGACCCCGAGTTCCCCGAACTCGCGGCGGAGTACATCGCCGAGGAGACCGGCCTCGGCTTCCGCGAGGCCGACAACCACTTCGAGGCGCAGTCGGCCCACGACGCCATGAGCGAGGCCCACGGCGCGCTGCGCGTGATCGCTGGCAGCCTGAACAAGATCGCCAACGATCTCCGCCTGCTCGCCTCCGGGCCCCGCAACGGCCTCGGCGAGATCGAACAGCCGGAGAACCAGCCCGGCTCCTCGATCATGCCCGGCAAGATCAACCCCGTCGTCGCCGAGGCAGTCAATCAGGTCCACAAGCAGGTCGTCGGCAACGACGCCGCGGTCTCGGCGGGCGCCGCCGAGGGCCAGATCGACCTGAACCTCTACAAGCCGGTGATCGCCCACAACTTCCTCGAGTCCGCCGAACTCCTCACGAACAGCGCGACGACGTTCGCCGAGAAGTTCGTCGCCAAACTGGAGGCCAACGAGGAACACTGTGAGGCACAGGTCGAGCGTTCGATGGCGCTGGCGACGGCGCTCAACCCCGCGGTCGGCTACGACAAGGCCTCGAAGATCGCGAAGCAAGCGCTCGCCGACGGGAAGTCCGTCAAGGAGGTCGCCGTCGACGAGGGCTACCTGACCGAGGAGGAGGCCGCTGAAGTACTCGACCCGGAGAAGATGACCCACACCGGGATCCTGGGCGACGACAACTGA
- the gatE gene encoding Glu-tRNA(Gln) amidotransferase subunit GatE, producing the protein MSDDARDYEELGLVAGLEIHQQLDTETKLFCESPTELREPEEATHTITRELHPTRSELGELDEAAMEESRVDRTFEYLAYDTTCLVEEDDEPPARIDEEALSVAMGIADLLDADVVDQGHVMRKLVIDGSNTSGFQRSMLLAQHGEIETDDGSVGIVDVMLEEESAQRVEETEEGVRYSLDRLGIPLVEIGTAPDIRTPEQAYEAAEHIGMLLRSTGSVKRGLGTIRQDVNVSIEEGARVEIKGVQALGDIRDIVAGEVDRQAELLDIREELAARDAAVGEVEDVAQVFEDTDSGVIRGALDSGGEVFAVPLYGFDGLVGRELQPDRRLGTELSDHAKRAGAGGIFHTDELPAYGVTAEEVEALKAAVDAGENDAVALVAADAGVAEQAIEAAADRARTAIEGVPEETRGANDDGTTRYLRPLPGAARMYPETDVPPVEPDPSEVETPELLTDRVERYAAEMGLDEGLAEQVAFGRRMVLFEEAVEAGVDPTFAASTLESTLTELSREGVDVDAIRDDALLGTLLLVEDGELPKEGVNPVLTALAEDPELTPEEAMDEAGVGGVSEDEVREAVQEVVERNAAQVEEQGMGAFSALMGECMGALRGQAGGDLVSETLREEIQKRA; encoded by the coding sequence ATGAGCGACGACGCCCGCGACTACGAGGAACTCGGCCTCGTGGCCGGTCTGGAGATCCACCAACAGCTCGACACCGAGACCAAGCTGTTCTGTGAGTCGCCGACCGAACTCCGCGAGCCCGAGGAGGCGACCCACACGATCACCCGCGAACTCCACCCGACCCGGAGCGAACTCGGCGAACTCGACGAGGCGGCGATGGAGGAGAGCCGCGTCGACCGTACGTTCGAGTACCTCGCCTACGACACGACCTGCCTCGTCGAGGAGGACGACGAGCCGCCGGCCCGAATCGACGAGGAGGCCCTCTCCGTGGCGATGGGCATCGCCGACCTGCTCGACGCCGACGTGGTCGATCAGGGCCACGTCATGCGGAAGCTGGTCATCGACGGCTCGAACACCTCCGGCTTCCAGCGCTCGATGCTGTTGGCCCAACACGGCGAGATCGAGACCGACGACGGCAGCGTCGGCATCGTCGACGTGATGCTGGAGGAGGAGTCCGCTCAGCGCGTCGAGGAAACCGAGGAGGGCGTGCGCTACTCGCTGGACCGACTCGGCATCCCCCTCGTGGAAATCGGGACCGCGCCGGACATCCGAACCCCCGAACAGGCCTACGAGGCCGCCGAACACATCGGCATGCTCCTGCGCTCGACCGGCTCGGTCAAGCGCGGGCTCGGGACGATCCGGCAGGACGTGAACGTCTCCATCGAGGAGGGCGCCCGCGTCGAGATCAAGGGCGTGCAGGCGCTGGGCGACATCCGCGACATCGTCGCCGGCGAGGTCGACCGTCAGGCCGAACTGCTCGATATCCGTGAGGAACTCGCCGCCCGCGACGCCGCCGTCGGCGAGGTCGAGGACGTGGCGCAGGTCTTCGAGGACACCGACTCCGGCGTCATCCGCGGCGCGCTCGACTCGGGCGGCGAGGTGTTCGCCGTGCCGCTGTACGGCTTCGACGGACTGGTCGGCCGGGAACTCCAACCCGACCGCCGACTCGGGACCGAACTCTCCGACCACGCCAAGCGCGCGGGCGCCGGCGGCATCTTCCACACCGACGAACTGCCGGCCTACGGTGTCACCGCCGAGGAGGTCGAGGCCCTGAAGGCGGCCGTCGACGCTGGCGAGAACGATGCCGTGGCCCTCGTCGCCGCCGACGCCGGCGTGGCCGAGCAGGCCATCGAGGCCGCCGCCGACCGCGCCCGGACCGCCATCGAGGGCGTCCCCGAGGAGACCCGCGGGGCCAACGACGACGGCACGACGCGCTACCTCCGGCCGCTGCCCGGCGCGGCCCGGATGTACCCCGAGACCGACGTGCCGCCCGTGGAGCCGGACCCGAGTGAGGTCGAGACGCCCGAACTGCTCACGGACCGCGTCGAACGCTACGCCGCCGAGATGGGCCTCGACGAGGGACTCGCCGAGCAGGTCGCGTTCGGCCGCCGGATGGTCCTCTTCGAGGAGGCCGTCGAGGCGGGCGTCGATCCGACGTTCGCCGCCTCCACGCTGGAGTCGACGCTCACGGAACTCAGCCGCGAGGGCGTCGACGTGGACGCCATCCGCGACGACGCGCTACTGGGGACGCTCCTGCTGGTCGAGGACGGCGAACTGCCGAAGGAGGGGGTCAACCCCGTGCTGACGGCGCTCGCCGAGGACCCCGAACTGACGCCGGAGGAAGCGATGGACGAGGCGGGCGTGGGCGGCGTCAGCGAGGACGAGGTCCGCGAGGCCGTTCAGGAGGTCGTCGAGCGCAACGCCGCGCAGGTCGAGGAACAGGGAATGGGGGCGTTCTCGGCGCTCATGGGCGAGTGTATGGGCGCGCTGCGCGGGCAGGCCGGCGGCGACCTCGTGAGCGAGACGCTCCGCGAGGAGATCCAGAAGCGCGCCTGA